The Achromobacter deleyi genome has a window encoding:
- a CDS encoding LysR substrate-binding domain-containing protein: MRLPLNTLPAFRVVAELQNLRAAAERLHLTHSAVSQQIKVLEEQVGFPLFERSGRGIVLNSAGAALLCSVQGAMALLDEGLLAASAAATGSEQRLRVSVLPSFAQRWLLPRMSRWRARHPDLALEIETSQQVVDLLRDGFHAALRFGRGPWAGVESEPLFDVPLPLIALASPETAAALADNSPETLSRQPLLGEREVWQHWFNAAGLRTPVTPVASFNDAGMMLQAAEQGLGITLGRELLAADAICAGRLVQVSPVSVHYEQAQTYHLVYRPSLRDWAPLVALKQWLRDELEMSRRNLVTPDPDNTDKA; encoded by the coding sequence ATGCGATTACCGCTCAACACCCTCCCCGCGTTCCGAGTGGTTGCCGAATTGCAGAACCTGCGTGCCGCAGCTGAACGTCTGCACCTGACGCACAGCGCGGTCAGCCAGCAGATCAAGGTGCTGGAGGAGCAAGTGGGTTTTCCGCTGTTTGAGCGCAGCGGGAGAGGGATCGTCCTGAATAGCGCCGGCGCGGCCCTGCTATGCAGCGTGCAGGGAGCGATGGCGCTACTGGACGAGGGGCTGCTGGCGGCCTCCGCGGCCGCCACGGGTAGCGAGCAGCGCCTGCGCGTGTCGGTATTGCCGTCCTTCGCGCAGCGGTGGTTGCTGCCCCGCATGTCCCGCTGGCGTGCCCGGCATCCTGATCTGGCGCTGGAGATCGAAACCTCGCAACAGGTGGTGGACCTGCTGCGGGATGGTTTTCATGCCGCGCTGCGTTTTGGCCGCGGGCCATGGGCCGGCGTAGAGTCGGAGCCGCTGTTCGACGTGCCACTGCCGCTCATTGCGCTGGCGTCGCCCGAGACGGCGGCCGCCCTTGCCGACAATTCGCCGGAAACGCTGTCTCGCCAGCCTTTGCTGGGCGAACGGGAGGTGTGGCAACACTGGTTCAATGCGGCCGGACTGCGCACGCCGGTCACACCCGTGGCGTCTTTCAATGATGCCGGGATGATGTTGCAGGCGGCTGAACAGGGGCTGGGCATCACCCTGGGACGCGAACTGCTGGCGGCGGACGCGATTTGCGCGGGACGTTTGGTGCAGGTGTCGCCCGTGAGCGTGCACTATGAACAGGCGCAGACTTATCACCTGGTCTACCGGCCCAGCCTGCGGGATTGGGCCCCGCTGGTCGCGTTGAAGCAATGGCTGCGCGATGAACTGGAGATGTCGCGCCGCAACCTGGTCACGCCGGACCCCGACAACACGGACAAGGCGTAG
- a CDS encoding acetyl-CoA hydrolase/transferase family protein yields the protein MHLDRIRHPGLRAKITSADQAALLVQDGMTVGMSGFTRAGDCKSVPAALAARAEREPLSITLITGASLGHDTDKMLAQANALARRMPFQVDTTLRRKINQGEIAFIDQHLSETVEQLRAGHIGPINVAIIEAAAITETGAIVPTMSVGNSASFAQQADQIIIELNMSVPAAIEGLHDIYVPGDRPSRQPIGLVSVDQRIGQPFIEVDPGKIAAIVITQEPDSPSNALPPDDETNAIAGHINDFLRGEVDAGRLTNGLLPLQAGIGTIANAVLHGFESSDFENLTMYSEVLQDSAIELLDQGKLAFASASSITVSKPVYEKILANMEHYRERIVLRPQEISNAPEIVRRLGIIAINTALEFDIYGNVNSTHVGGTHMMNGIGGSGDFARNAHLAIFVSKSMAKNGDISSVVPMVSHVDHTEHDVDVLVTECGLADLRGLAPRERARAVIQNCVHPSYRDALQDYFDRACERGGQTPHLLEEAFSWHQRFNETDSMRPAAASARKAA from the coding sequence ATGCATCTCGACCGTATCCGCCATCCTGGGCTGCGCGCCAAGATCACTTCCGCCGATCAGGCGGCTTTGCTGGTTCAGGACGGCATGACCGTCGGAATGAGCGGTTTCACCCGGGCCGGGGACTGTAAGTCCGTGCCGGCGGCGTTGGCCGCCCGCGCCGAGCGCGAGCCCCTCTCCATTACGCTGATCACCGGCGCATCGCTGGGCCACGACACCGACAAGATGCTGGCGCAGGCCAACGCCTTGGCACGTCGCATGCCGTTCCAGGTGGACACGACCCTGCGCCGCAAGATCAACCAGGGCGAGATCGCCTTCATCGACCAGCATTTGTCCGAGACCGTCGAGCAGTTGCGGGCCGGGCATATCGGTCCGATCAACGTGGCCATCATCGAGGCCGCCGCCATTACCGAAACCGGCGCCATTGTGCCGACGATGTCGGTGGGCAACTCCGCTTCATTCGCGCAACAGGCCGACCAGATCATCATCGAGCTGAACATGAGCGTGCCCGCCGCCATTGAAGGCCTGCACGACATCTATGTTCCGGGCGACCGCCCGTCGCGCCAGCCGATCGGCCTGGTGTCGGTGGACCAGCGCATCGGCCAGCCCTTCATCGAGGTGGACCCCGGCAAGATTGCCGCCATCGTCATCACGCAGGAGCCCGACAGCCCGTCCAACGCCTTGCCGCCGGACGACGAGACCAACGCCATCGCCGGGCACATCAATGATTTCCTGCGCGGCGAAGTGGATGCGGGCCGGCTGACGAATGGCCTGCTGCCCCTGCAGGCCGGCATCGGCACCATTGCCAACGCAGTGCTGCACGGTTTTGAATCGTCGGACTTCGAGAACCTGACCATGTACTCCGAGGTGCTGCAGGACAGCGCGATCGAGTTGCTGGACCAGGGCAAGCTCGCGTTCGCGTCGGCCTCGTCCATCACGGTGTCCAAGCCCGTGTACGAAAAGATCCTGGCCAACATGGAGCACTACCGCGAGCGCATCGTGCTGCGTCCGCAAGAGATCAGCAACGCGCCCGAGATCGTTCGCCGCCTGGGCATCATCGCGATCAATACCGCCCTGGAATTTGACATCTATGGCAACGTGAACTCGACGCACGTGGGCGGTACGCACATGATGAACGGCATTGGCGGATCCGGCGATTTCGCTCGCAACGCCCACCTGGCGATCTTCGTGTCCAAATCCATGGCGAAGAACGGCGATATTTCCAGCGTGGTGCCGATGGTGTCTCATGTGGATCACACGGAACACGACGTGGACGTCCTGGTCACCGAATGCGGCCTGGCGGACCTGCGCGGCCTGGCTCCGCGCGAGCGTGCGCGCGCCGTCATCCAGAATTGCGTGCATCCCTCGTATCGCGACGCCTTGCAGGACTATTTCGACCGGGCGTGCGAACGCGGCGGCCAGACGCCCCATCTGCTCGAAGAGGCGTTTTCCTGGCATCAGCGCTTCAATGAAACGGATTCCATGCGGCCGGCCGCCGCATCCGCGCGCAAGGCGGCTTGA
- a CDS encoding LysR family transcriptional regulator: MDVRALRYFVETVRHASFTQAAKTLFVTQSTVSKMIRQLEEEAGTPLLIRDGHTARPTDTGRVMYQRGLQVLETMRQLSEDLRQTAELDRGTLEVGIPPMINLLFTPVVKRFRELHPGIHLTLREGTGQAVEGLVASGELEVGATILPIAPDGGLAAQAFGSYPIWVIGPPDAPWAGKTSLPLSALRDARLLIPTDDFAVTRRLRQAFADAGFQPGIAAQSAHWDFLVAMASAGLGVALLPEPLMLRMKTRGLSTAKLAKSGMQWEVGHIWLQSGYLSFAARAWLDVCDSVLGKPKKRAPRGPDRLAS, encoded by the coding sequence ATGGACGTGCGCGCATTGCGGTATTTCGTGGAAACGGTCAGGCACGCCAGCTTCACACAGGCGGCCAAGACCCTGTTCGTCACGCAGTCCACCGTCAGCAAGATGATTCGCCAGCTGGAAGAGGAAGCGGGCACGCCGCTGCTGATCCGCGATGGCCATACCGCCCGCCCCACCGATACCGGACGGGTCATGTACCAGCGAGGCCTGCAGGTGCTGGAGACCATGCGGCAGCTTTCGGAAGACCTGCGCCAGACCGCCGAGCTGGACCGCGGGACGCTGGAAGTCGGCATTCCACCCATGATCAACCTGCTGTTCACCCCCGTGGTGAAGCGCTTTCGCGAACTGCATCCCGGCATCCACCTGACCCTGCGCGAAGGCACGGGCCAGGCCGTGGAGGGGCTGGTCGCCAGCGGCGAACTGGAGGTCGGCGCCACCATCCTGCCCATCGCCCCCGACGGCGGACTCGCCGCGCAGGCGTTCGGCAGCTATCCCATCTGGGTGATCGGGCCGCCCGATGCGCCCTGGGCCGGAAAAACCTCGCTGCCGCTGAGCGCGCTGCGCGACGCCCGGCTGCTCATACCCACCGATGACTTCGCGGTGACACGCCGTTTGCGCCAGGCCTTCGCCGACGCGGGCTTTCAGCCCGGCATTGCGGCGCAAAGCGCGCATTGGGACTTCCTGGTGGCGATGGCCTCGGCCGGCCTGGGCGTGGCCCTGCTGCCCGAGCCACTGATGCTGCGCATGAAGACCCGTGGCCTGAGCACGGCGAAATTGGCGAAATCCGGCATGCAATGGGAGGTGGGCCACATCTGGCTGCAATCGGGGTATCTGTCCTTTGCCGCCCGCGCGTGGCTGGACGTGTGCGACAGCGTGCTCGGCAAGCCCAAGAAGCGGGCGCCGCGCGGGCCGGACCGCCTGGCGAGTTGA